A genomic region of Peptoniphilus sp. ING2-D1G contains the following coding sequences:
- a CDS encoding ribosomal protein L21 (This protein binds to 23S rRNA in the presence of protein L20; High confidence in function and specificity), with protein sequence MYAVIETGGKQYTVKAGDKVKVEKLDVNEGENVTFDRVLFVGGDAVKIGKPYVEGAKVEGKVLAQAKDKKVIVYKYKSKKNERKKKGHRQPFTLVEIENII encoded by the coding sequence ATGTACGCAGTTATTGAAACAGGTGGAAAACAATATACAGTTAAAGCCGGAGATAAGGTTAAGGTTGAAAAACTTGATGTAAATGAAGGCGAAAATGTAACTTTTGACAGAGTTTTATTTGTAGGCGGAGATGCTGTTAAAATCGGAAAACCCTATGTAGAAGGTGCCAAAGTAGAGGGCAAAGTATTAGCTCAAGCTAAGGACAAAAAAGTCATCGTTTACAAATACAAATCAAAGAAAAACGAAAGAAAGAAGAAAGGGCACAGACAACCTTTCACATTAGTTGAAATTGAAAATATTATCTGA
- a CDS encoding Hypothetical protein (Family membership): MLRGKERAYLKSLAHSADPLMQIGKGGLTDSVVKQLDKLLEDHELVKIRVLKNSPVIAREIVEEILNATNAEFVQQIGNKLTIYRESKEKKKIEL, encoded by the coding sequence ATGTTAAGGGGCAAAGAAAGAGCTTATTTAAAATCTTTGGCACACAGTGCCGATCCGCTTATGCAGATTGGAAAGGGCGGGCTTACCGATTCTGTAGTCAAACAATTGGATAAATTATTGGAAGATCACGAGCTTGTAAAGATAAGAGTGTTGAAAAACTCCCCTGTTATTGCAAGGGAAATAGTAGAGGAGATACTCAATGCCACAAATGCGGAATTTGTTCAGCAAATAGGAAACAAGCTTACGATATATAGAGAATCTAAGGAAAAGAAAAAAATAGAATTATAA
- a CDS encoding Ribosomal protein L7Ae/L30e/S12e/Gadd45 (putative ribosomal protein L7Ae-like; Provisional; Family membership), producing MNTVVGTKQVKKALKEGTVKEVFIAENTDIGLKNKLVALCEKYEVKISYMDTKKELGENFGIGINAAIAAILI from the coding sequence TTGAATACAGTGGTGGGCACGAAACAAGTGAAGAAAGCCTTGAAGGAAGGCACGGTTAAAGAAGTTTTCATAGCTGAGAATACAGATATCGGACTTAAAAACAAGTTAGTAGCTCTTTGCGAAAAATATGAGGTAAAGATAAGCTACATGGACACAAAAAAAGAGCTTGGAGAAAACTTTGGAATAGGTATTAATGCGGCAATAGCTGCAATATTAATATAA
- the rpsL gene encoding 30S ribosomal protein S12 (Interacts with and stabilizes bases of the 16S rRNA that are involved in tRNA selection in the A site and with the mRNA backbone. Located at the interface of the 30S and 50S subunits, it traverses the body of the 30S subunit contacting proteins on the other side and probably holding the rRNA structure together. The combined cluster of proteins S8, S12 and S17 appears to hold together the shoulder and platform of the 30S subunit; High confidence in function and specificity), with protein sequence MPTINQLVRNSRKKIKSKSKSPALDVNYDALKKEETEVNSPQKRGVCVAVRTVTPKKPNSALRKVARVRLTNGHEVMAYIPGIGHNLQEHSVVLIRGGRVKDLPGVRYHIIRGTLDTSGVDSRRQARSKYGTKKPKK encoded by the coding sequence ATGCCTACAATTAATCAATTAGTAAGAAACAGCAGAAAGAAAATCAAATCTAAATCTAAATCACCGGCACTTGATGTGAATTACGATGCTTTGAAAAAGGAAGAGACAGAAGTCAACTCTCCACAAAAAAGAGGAGTTTGCGTTGCCGTTAGAACTGTTACTCCTAAGAAGCCGAATTCAGCTCTTAGAAAAGTAGCCAGAGTTCGTCTTACAAACGGACATGAAGTCATGGCTTATATTCCGGGAATAGGACACAATTTACAAGAACATAGTGTTGTTTTAATTCGTGGAGGAAGAGTAAAGGATCTTCCCGGAGTTAGATATCACATCATCAGAGGAACACTTGACACTTCAGGAGTAGACAGCAGAAGACAAGCTAGATCTAAATACGGTACAAAGAAACCGAAGAAATAA
- a CDS encoding ribosomal protein L27 (L27 is a protein from the large (50S) subunit; it is essential for ribosome function, but its exact role is unclear. It belongs to a family of ribosomal proteins, examples of which are found in bacteria, chloroplasts of plants and red algae and the mitochondria of fungi (e.g. MRP7 from yeast mitochondria); High confidence in function and specificity), with amino-acid sequence MIKFDLQLFSSKKGAGSSKNGRDSNSKRLGVKRSDGQYVTSGNIIVRQRGTKIHPGLNVMKGKDDTLFAVSDGVVKFERKGRGNKKIVSVYTEELA; translated from the coding sequence ATGATTAAGTTTGACTTACAACTTTTCTCTTCTAAAAAGGGAGCAGGATCTTCAAAGAACGGCAGGGACTCCAATTCCAAGAGATTAGGCGTTAAAAGAAGTGACGGACAATATGTAACTTCAGGAAATATAATCGTAAGACAAAGAGGCACTAAAATTCATCCGGGACTAAATGTAATGAAAGGAAAAGATGATACTTTATTTGCAGTTAGCGATGGAGTTGTTAAATTTGAAAGAAAAGGCAGAGGAAACAAGAAGATCGTTAGTGTTTATACAGAAGAATTAGCTTAA
- a CDS encoding endoribonuclease L-PSP (Endoribonuclease active on single-stranded mRNA. Inhibits protein synthesis by cleavage of mRNA. Previously thought to inhibit protein synthesis initiation; High confidence in function and specificity) yields MKFLYTEQAPEAVGPYSQGTEAMGMIFTSGQLPIFPETGELISDDIKKATLQSLKNVENILESVGSSAEKIVKVNIYLTDMNDFSAMNEVYAEFFGEHKPARSCVEVSKLPKDGIIEIEAIALK; encoded by the coding sequence ATGAAATTTTTATATACTGAACAAGCACCTGAAGCGGTGGGTCCTTACTCACAAGGAACGGAAGCTATGGGAATGATATTTACATCTGGACAATTGCCCATATTTCCGGAAACGGGTGAATTAATATCCGATGACATAAAAAAAGCCACCTTACAAAGTCTTAAAAATGTTGAAAATATACTTGAAAGCGTAGGCTCATCTGCTGAAAAGATAGTTAAGGTAAACATATATCTTACAGACATGAATGATTTTTCGGCAATGAATGAAGTTTATGCGGAATTCTTTGGAGAACACAAACCGGCAAGAAGCTGTGTAGAGGTTTCAAAACTTCCCAAGGACGGAATAATTGAAATAGAAGCAATTGCGCTAAAATAA
- a CDS encoding Hypothetical protein (High confidence in function and specificity) encodes MDSKCSICGVHVCETNSDANLPQFCPMEDQELYKEAVAIINSDEYKEFYQNSCLIERDGYTVWPRVKEILVFIKRMKFKKVGLAFCGGFIPEAKILTKIYKENGVDLISAICKTGAIDKSTVLSEEEKLSPGEYEPICNPVAQAMILNKAETEFNIIMGLCVGHDSLFTKFSKALCTTVVVKDRVTGNNPCVALYCADGYFKNRLNYNGE; translated from the coding sequence GTGGATTCAAAATGTTCTATATGCGGAGTACATGTCTGCGAAACCAACAGTGATGCTAATCTTCCACAGTTTTGTCCAATGGAAGATCAAGAACTTTACAAGGAAGCCGTAGCCATAATAAATTCAGATGAATATAAAGAATTTTATCAAAACAGCTGTCTCATAGAAAGAGACGGTTATACTGTTTGGCCAAGAGTAAAGGAAATACTTGTATTTATTAAGAGAATGAAGTTTAAAAAAGTAGGACTTGCCTTTTGCGGAGGATTTATCCCTGAAGCAAAGATTTTAACCAAAATCTACAAAGAAAACGGCGTTGATTTAATATCTGCAATCTGTAAAACCGGAGCAATAGATAAATCTACTGTGCTTTCGGAAGAAGAAAAATTATCTCCGGGAGAATACGAACCCATTTGCAACCCCGTAGCACAAGCAATGATACTTAACAAAGCGGAAACTGAATTTAATATAATCATGGGTCTGTGCGTCGGACACGATTCTTTATTTACCAAATTTTCAAAGGCTCTTTGCACAACGGTAGTGGTAAAAGACAGAGTTACAGGCAACAATCCCTGTGTAGCTTTATATTGCGCCGACGGATATTTTAAAAATAGACTTAACTACAACGGAGAATAA
- a CDS encoding TRAP transporter 4TM/12TM fusion protein (Tripartite ATP-independent periplasmic transporters (TRAP transporters) are a large family of solute transporters found in bacteria and archaea, but not in eukaryotes, that appear to be specific for the uptake of organic acids. They are unique in that they utilize a substrate binding protein (SBP) in combination with a secondary transporter; High confidence in function and specificity), whose product MFGKKKKEEVDVTSFDKEASASRSLSDNYLKFTYVIGFLMTIWQLWVLFISPMDPFLVRSVHVSLLAMLGFFYIKGSDNAPLTKPSIIDFILFAAALSIILYVLTDYEGIVIRAGVNPNQWDVLFGTLLIICIMELSRRTSGLALPIIALIFLAYGLWGSKLPGLFSHPDYSYKRVISFLFSVQGIYSEPVGVSSTFVFMFILFGTILNRSGGGEAIIDFATALAGGLRGGPAKVSILSSSLFGAISGSAVANVTVTGTFTIPLMKKTGYSAEFAGAVEAVSSTGGQITPPVLGAAAFLIAEVLSVNYSKIVLATIIPALMYYISLFAMVDFEAGKKGLLGLPKSELPTFKEVVGKHGLLLLPIVVLLFFLTVVGLSPLKSAAYSCVSIVIFGLMQKSTRERVMPKKMAEAFALAPKDLISVASTCATAGIVVGIMSLTGLGHRFAVLLVELSQGHLIIALMLTMVVSIVLGMGVPPVAAYAIAGTAIGPALIEMGIPALAAHLFIFYFCAISVITPPVALASYAAAALAKADMWKVGITAFRIGLVSFLIPYMFVYNQALLMEGPVLWILQAFVTGITGCICLAAGMQGWIGKTITKPFRILLLAIAFLLVVPEMITDIIGIVGVIIFALAYKSGIAVAKKDKEPAK is encoded by the coding sequence TTGTTTGGAAAAAAGAAAAAAGAAGAAGTTGATGTAACAAGTTTTGATAAAGAAGCCAGTGCATCAAGGTCCTTATCTGACAATTATTTAAAATTTACTTATGTAATAGGATTTTTAATGACTATTTGGCAACTTTGGGTACTTTTTATATCACCTATGGATCCCTTTTTGGTGCGTTCGGTGCACGTTTCTTTACTTGCCATGCTCGGATTCTTTTATATAAAAGGATCCGACAATGCACCGTTGACCAAACCTTCAATAATAGATTTTATTCTATTTGCGGCAGCACTGAGCATTATATTATATGTGCTTACGGATTATGAAGGGATCGTAATAAGAGCCGGGGTTAATCCCAACCAGTGGGACGTATTATTCGGAACATTGTTAATAATATGCATAATGGAACTTTCAAGAAGAACTTCAGGACTTGCATTGCCGATAATTGCACTAATATTTTTGGCATATGGTTTATGGGGTTCAAAACTTCCGGGACTATTCAGTCATCCTGATTATTCTTATAAGAGAGTTATAAGCTTTTTATTCAGCGTACAAGGTATTTATAGTGAACCTGTAGGTGTATCATCAACCTTTGTATTTATGTTCATATTATTTGGTACCATACTTAACAGATCCGGTGGCGGCGAGGCTATTATAGACTTTGCGACAGCTTTAGCGGGAGGTCTTCGTGGAGGACCGGCAAAGGTATCTATATTATCAAGTTCACTTTTCGGAGCAATTTCAGGCTCTGCTGTTGCCAACGTAACGGTAACCGGTACATTTACAATTCCATTGATGAAAAAGACAGGATACAGTGCTGAATTTGCAGGGGCTGTAGAGGCTGTAAGTTCAACGGGAGGACAAATAACACCTCCGGTACTGGGAGCGGCAGCTTTCCTTATAGCTGAGGTATTGTCCGTAAACTATTCTAAAATAGTACTTGCCACTATTATCCCGGCACTTATGTATTATATAAGTTTATTTGCCATGGTAGACTTTGAAGCGGGCAAGAAGGGACTTTTAGGACTTCCCAAGAGCGAACTTCCAACATTTAAAGAAGTAGTGGGTAAGCACGGACTGCTTTTACTCCCAATAGTTGTATTGTTGTTTTTCTTGACAGTGGTGGGTTTATCTCCACTTAAGTCAGCAGCATATTCATGCGTATCAATAGTTATTTTTGGACTTATGCAAAAATCCACAAGAGAAAGAGTTATGCCCAAGAAGATGGCGGAAGCTTTTGCTCTTGCACCGAAGGACTTAATATCTGTTGCATCTACTTGTGCAACAGCAGGTATTGTAGTAGGAATAATGAGTTTGACAGGTCTTGGACACAGATTTGCGGTACTGCTTGTTGAACTTTCGCAAGGACATTTGATAATAGCATTAATGCTTACGATGGTTGTATCTATAGTTCTTGGAATGGGTGTACCTCCGGTTGCAGCTTATGCAATAGCCGGCACAGCCATAGGACCCGCTTTGATAGAAATGGGGATTCCTGCACTTGCAGCTCACTTATTTATATTTTATTTCTGTGCAATCAGTGTAATCACACCGCCTGTTGCTCTTGCAAGTTATGCTGCGGCTGCTCTTGCAAAGGCCGATATGTGGAAGGTAGGTATAACTGCATTTAGAATAGGATTAGTATCTTTCTTAATTCCTTATATGTTTGTATACAATCAAGCTTTATTGATGGAAGGTCCCGTACTGTGGATACTTCAGGCTTTCGTAACAGGTATAACAGGTTGTATATGCCTTGCTGCAGGAATGCAGGGTTGGATAGGAAAAACAATCACAAAGCCATTTAGGATACTTCTTTTAGCGATTGCATTTTTGCTCGTAGTACCTGAGATGATAACTGATATTATAGGAATAGTAGGAGTAATAATATTTGCACTTGCATATAAATCAGGAATAGCGGTAGCGAAAAAAGATAAAGAACCTGCTAAATAA
- a CDS encoding Ribosomal silencing factor RsfS (Functions as a ribosomal silencing factor. Interacts with ribosomal protein L14 (rplN), blocking formation of intersubunit bridge B8. Prevents association of the 30S and 50S ribosomal subunits and the formation of functional ribosomes, thus repressing translation; Family membership) — protein MENKKLEIIIDACESKKANDIKVLEIGSFSSISDYFVIVSGNSSTQVDAISDEIEFKMEEEGYELLNAEGKNSMRWIVLDYGDIVVHVFHKDERKYYNLERLWEKDDETKEKSKGE, from the coding sequence ATGGAAAATAAAAAACTTGAAATCATAATAGATGCATGTGAATCAAAAAAAGCTAATGATATTAAAGTCTTGGAAATAGGCTCTTTTAGCTCAATATCCGATTATTTTGTAATTGTAAGCGGAAATTCATCAACCCAGGTAGATGCCATATCCGATGAAATAGAATTTAAAATGGAAGAAGAAGGATATGAACTTTTAAATGCCGAAGGCAAAAACTCCATGAGATGGATAGTACTGGATTATGGAGATATAGTAGTTCATGTATTTCATAAAGACGAAAGAAAATACTATAATCTTGAAAGATTGTGGGAAAAAGATGACGAAACCAAAGAAAAATCGAAGGGAGAATGA
- the nadD gene encoding nicotinate-nucleotide adenylyltransferase (Catalyzes the reversible adenylation of nicotinate mononucleotide (NaMN) to nicotinic acid adenine dinucleotide (NaAD); High confidence in function and specificity), with amino-acid sequence MKRYGIIGGTFDPIHYGHLMISEIIREEMDLEKIIFIPTGNPPHKNDILSADVRFEMTNIAVKSNKYFTVSDIESKKKFVSYSVDTVTELSQIIDGKLYFIIGSDTLFQLKTWKKFEELAKIVEFVVAMRPSYMSTKLLELELDYLSFKYEAKINVVEIPLYEISSTLIRNRLALGQSVKYLIPDELIEFIEEKGLYKTNGRSKK; translated from the coding sequence ATGAAAAGATATGGAATAATAGGGGGAACCTTTGATCCGATCCATTACGGACACCTTATGATTTCTGAGATCATAAGAGAAGAAATGGATTTAGAAAAAATAATTTTTATTCCAACGGGAAATCCTCCTCATAAAAACGATATACTTAGTGCCGATGTCAGATTTGAAATGACAAATATCGCGGTCAAATCAAATAAATATTTTACGGTTTCAGATATTGAATCCAAAAAAAAGTTTGTGAGTTACTCTGTGGACACTGTCACGGAGTTAAGCCAAATCATCGATGGAAAACTCTATTTCATCATAGGGTCCGACACTCTTTTTCAGTTAAAAACCTGGAAAAAGTTTGAAGAACTTGCAAAGATTGTGGAATTTGTAGTCGCCATGAGACCCTCCTACATGTCGACAAAGTTACTGGAGCTGGAACTTGATTATTTGAGCTTCAAGTACGAAGCGAAGATAAATGTTGTGGAGATACCTCTTTATGAAATTTCCTCAACATTGATAAGAAACCGTCTTGCTCTCGGTCAAAGTGTCAAATATCTGATACCTGATGAATTAATTGAATTTATAGAAGAAAAAGGACTATATAAGACAAATGGAAGATCAAAAAAATGA
- a CDS encoding HD superfamily hydrolase (Metal dependent phosphohydrolases with conserved 'HD' motif; High confidence in function and specificity), producing the protein MEDQKNEIISIVGEKRYEHILRVRDVAIDLAKNYNISVEKAEIAAYYHDCAKATTQDKIYELCKKYGLKLSYKMQKAPKIIHAPLGAIIANKKFGIEDKDILNAIKYHTTGRENMSMLEKIIFVSDYIEPNRKFDGIDEIRKLAFENIDIALYKSLNNMIGYLLLKDEYIVSDTIGARNYIMEKYKWENSLKHL; encoded by the coding sequence ATGGAAGATCAAAAAAATGAGATAATTAGCATAGTAGGAGAAAAAAGATACGAACATATTTTAAGGGTTAGAGATGTAGCCATAGATCTTGCCAAAAACTACAACATAAGTGTTGAAAAAGCCGAGATTGCAGCATATTATCACGATTGTGCAAAGGCGACAACTCAGGATAAAATCTATGAACTCTGCAAAAAATACGGGCTAAAACTCAGCTACAAAATGCAAAAAGCACCGAAGATAATACATGCTCCCTTAGGTGCCATTATAGCGAACAAAAAGTTTGGAATAGAGGATAAGGACATTTTAAATGCGATAAAATACCACACTACAGGTAGAGAAAATATGTCCATGCTTGAAAAAATCATTTTCGTAAGCGATTACATAGAACCAAATAGAAAGTTCGACGGAATAGATGAAATTAGAAAACTTGCCTTTGAAAATATAGACATAGCTCTTTATAAGAGCTTAAATAACATGATAGGATATCTTTTATTAAAGGATGAATACATAGTTAGCGATACAATAGGGGCAAGAAATTATATTATGGAGAAGTATAAATGGGAAAATTCTTTAAAGCATTTATAA
- the obg gene encoding GTPase obg (An essential GTPase which binds GTP, GDP and possibly (p)ppGpp with moderate affinity, with high nucleotide exchange rates and a fairly low GTP hydrolysis rate. It may play a role in control of the cell cycle, stress response, ribosome biogenesis and in those bacteria that undergo differentiation, in morphogenesis control; High confidence in function and specificity), with product MFIDVAKIRVKAGNGGNGAVAWRREKFEPAGGPAGGDGGDGGSVIVITDTGLHTLMDFKYKREYKAENGENGMSKNKFGKKGKDIILRVPVGTLIKDTESGGVIVDMKEPAQRYLLAAGGRGGRGNSKFTSSTRQAPSFAEAGNAGEAKDITLELKLLADVGLIGFPNVGKSTLLSVVSSARPKIANYHFTTLEPNLGVVSLGEEMSFVIADIPGLIEGASEGLGLGDEFLKHVERTKVLIHVIDMSGSEGRNPISDFYKINEELYSYNEKLSLKPQIIFANKMDLPSAEDNLKEFKSEFNEKYKIFSGSAATTENLNDLMKYTFTEVQKYEDAYETYDEVFVKKENTEDPIRVYMENGEYIVDGPYIEKLVKSTNFENYESLKYFQENLRKNNVVKKLKELGVSEGDSVFILGFEFEFFE from the coding sequence GTGTTTATAGATGTGGCGAAAATTAGAGTAAAAGCGGGAAACGGCGGCAACGGAGCTGTGGCTTGGAGACGAGAAAAGTTCGAACCTGCCGGTGGTCCGGCAGGGGGAGATGGCGGCGACGGAGGCTCCGTAATAGTTATTACCGACACCGGACTTCATACTTTAATGGATTTTAAATATAAAAGAGAGTACAAAGCCGAAAACGGTGAAAATGGAATGAGCAAAAATAAATTCGGCAAAAAGGGAAAGGACATAATCCTCAGAGTACCTGTGGGAACCTTGATTAAGGATACGGAGTCCGGAGGGGTTATTGTCGATATGAAAGAACCTGCTCAAAGATATCTTCTCGCCGCGGGCGGAAGAGGCGGAAGAGGAAACTCCAAGTTCACCAGTTCCACAAGACAGGCGCCGTCCTTTGCCGAGGCGGGAAATGCAGGAGAGGCCAAAGACATAACTTTGGAGCTTAAACTCCTTGCAGATGTAGGGTTGATAGGTTTTCCCAATGTGGGTAAATCCACATTGTTATCTGTTGTTTCATCGGCAAGGCCCAAAATTGCAAACTATCATTTCACCACTCTTGAACCGAATTTAGGAGTTGTATCACTGGGAGAGGAAATGTCTTTTGTCATAGCTGATATTCCCGGGTTAATTGAAGGAGCAAGCGAAGGTTTGGGACTTGGAGATGAATTTTTAAAACATGTCGAGAGGACAAAGGTCTTAATCCATGTAATAGACATGTCCGGCAGTGAAGGAAGAAATCCCATATCGGATTTTTATAAAATAAATGAAGAACTGTATTCCTACAATGAAAAACTCTCTCTAAAACCCCAAATAATTTTTGCGAATAAAATGGATTTACCGTCGGCTGAGGATAATTTAAAGGAGTTCAAGTCGGAGTTTAATGAGAAGTATAAGATATTTTCAGGCTCAGCAGCCACTACCGAGAACTTAAATGATCTCATGAAGTACACTTTTACTGAGGTGCAAAAGTATGAAGATGCTTATGAAACTTATGACGAAGTCTTTGTTAAAAAAGAAAACACCGAAGATCCCATAAGAGTGTATATGGAAAACGGAGAATATATAGTAGATGGGCCATACATTGAAAAGTTGGTAAAGTCCACCAATTTTGAAAATTATGAATCACTTAAATACTTCCAGGAAAATTTGAGAAAAAACAATGTGGTTAAGAAACTTAAAGAATTGGGTGTAAGTGAAGGCGACAGTGTATTTATACTCGGTTTTGAATTTGAATTTTTTGAATAG
- a CDS encoding transcriptional regulator (Transcriptional regulator [Transcription]; High confidence in function and specificity), which yields MGKFFKAFIITLLLIVIFFFGIIGYFLLKNHIENPRDFFNEVVESDNHLTFLLLGVDNLDVKNAENTRSDTIMLVNMDLEMGKVDIISIPRDTYAGLEGYKKQKINHFFNYGGSELTLQAVNTLLDTNIEYYMTIDYKFVQEIVDTIGGVEVNVPVDMVYSDPWADPPLEINIPAGLQTLNGENSIKFLRFRKGYKDGSDLSRVESQQQFVSAFIQKIKKPESLIKTPLIMKSYDKYTISNIPFSKIVKSGLNVFKFSSENISMQTLPGVADYKNNVSYFFVNEKQTDELLKNMGLK from the coding sequence ATGGGAAAATTCTTTAAAGCATTTATAATAACATTGCTTCTTATAGTTATATTTTTCTTTGGAATAATTGGCTATTTCTTGTTAAAAAACCATATTGAAAATCCGAGAGATTTTTTCAATGAAGTGGTGGAGTCCGACAACCATCTGACTTTTTTGTTGCTGGGTGTTGACAATTTAGATGTAAAAAATGCAGAAAACACCAGATCCGATACTATTATGCTTGTGAATATGGATTTGGAAATGGGTAAAGTTGATATAATTTCTATTCCTCGTGATACTTATGCAGGCTTAGAAGGCTATAAAAAGCAAAAGATAAATCACTTTTTCAATTACGGAGGCTCCGAATTAACTTTGCAAGCGGTGAATACTTTGTTAGATACAAATATTGAATACTATATGACAATAGATTATAAATTTGTACAGGAAATTGTAGATACAATAGGCGGAGTTGAAGTGAATGTGCCTGTAGATATGGTCTACAGTGATCCCTGGGCTGATCCGCCTTTAGAAATAAACATACCCGCCGGTTTGCAAACGCTCAATGGAGAAAATTCAATAAAATTCTTGAGATTTAGAAAGGGATATAAAGATGGATCCGATCTTTCGAGGGTGGAATCACAACAGCAATTCGTCTCGGCATTTATTCAAAAAATCAAAAAACCGGAAAGCTTGATAAAAACTCCCTTAATCATGAAAAGTTATGATAAATACACTATAAGCAACATACCTTTTTCAAAAATAGTTAAATCGGGATTGAATGTATTTAAATTTTCGTCAGAGAATATAAGTATGCAGACGCTACCGGGAGTGGCAGATTATAAAAATAATGTATCTTATTTTTTCGTAAATGAAAAGCAAACCGATGAATTGTTAAAGAATATGGGATTAAAATAA